A segment of the Campylobacter showae CSUNSWCD genome:
CTTCGTAGATTTGCACGCTTATGTCATTTAGCACCGTATGATCGCCAAATGCCTTGGTTAAATTCGTAAATTTTATCATCACACGTACCTCGAGACTGATTTTTCGAGCTTTGCTTGTAGCCAGGTTAGAGCCGTGCAGACGGCTAGGTAGATGAGGGCGGCCAGAACGTAGAGTAGTAGCGGCTCAAAGGTGCGCGCGGCGATACGCTGAGCGACCATAAACATATCTACCATCGTGATGGACGCGGCTAGCGAGGTGTCCTTGACTAGGCCGATAAAGGTGTTTGATAGCGGCGGCAGCGATATCCTCACGGCTTGGGGCGCGATGATGCGCCGTAAAATTTGCGCCTGCGTCATGCCTAGCGACATCGCGGCCTCCCACTGTCCTCGCGGCACCGATAGGATCGAGGCTCGCACGGACTCGGACGCGTAGGCGCCGACGTTTAGGCTAAAGGCGATGACGGCTGCGGTCCAGGTCTCAAGCGTAACGCCGACCGCCGGAAGCCCGTAAAACACGATAAAAAGCTGTACTAGTAGCGGCGTACCGCGAAATATCCAAACGTAAGCGCCAAATATCAAGCGCAAAATTTTCACCCCGCTAAGCCTTGCTATCGCCGTAACTATAGCGATAGTCAGTCCGCAGGCGAAGGATATCAGCGTGAGGGGTATCGTGATCTTTGCGAGTGCGACTAGCATCGGCAGCGTCGAGCTTGAGAGGATTTCTATTATGCGGTTTATGCGATCTATGTCCAAATTTTACCTCCGTTATTTTACGTCAAATTTGAGCTTAAATTTAGCGCTCGCGAGCTTTTTGCTCGTCAAATTTGCCGTCAAATTTTAAAACAGCAAGTTATATTTGCGGGCTTAAATTTGTAAATTTAGCCCGACTCCAAATTTGAGCTCAAATTTGACGCGGCGGCTTATTTGCCGCCAACTTTGCGTCTAAATTTTAAGCGGCGATTAAACCTGGATGCGTAAATTTTAAATTTGCAAATTTAAAATCCGCCCGTTCCGCCCGTCGCTTTTTGGTTTATTCTGAAATATCTTTACCGAAATATTTCAACGAAATCTCTTTTAGCTTGCCTTCGGCTCGTAGCTCGTTTAGGGCCTTGTTTATCGCTTCCAGTAGCTCGGCGTTGCCTTTATGTACGATCGCAGCAGTGTACATCGGATCCTCGCCTGCTTCTATCAGCTTTATAGGCGCTTTTGGGTGTTGCTTTTTGTAGTCGTAGAACATCACGGCGTCGTCTATCGTATCGTCGGCGCGCTTGGTGATTATGAGATTTATCTGGTCGCTTAGGCTATCGGCTACGACGAGCTTTGCGCCGTATTTTTCGACGGTTGGGATCCACATGCTATTTACCGAGTGCGTCGAGCGCTTGCCCTTTAGATCGGCGAAGCTCTTGATGTCGTCGTTATCCTCGTGCACGATGATTGCCGAGTACTAGGTCATGTACGGCACGGAGTAGTCGTACTTTTTCTTGCGCTCTTCGGTGATGCTTACTTGGTTAAACACGGTGTCCGCCTTGCCCGCGTCAAATGCTGCTATCATCGCGTCCCAAGAGGCTTCGACGAATTTCGGCTTTAGGGCTAGTTTATCGGCGACAGCCCTTGCGATCTCGACGTCGTAGCCCATCAGCTCGTCTTTTTCGTTATGAAACGAAAACGGCGAATACACTCCCTCGGTCGCGATAGTGATCACGCCGTCTTTTTTGATCTGCTCAAGCGATTTCGCGCTGGCTAAATTTAAACAAACGGCAATCGCCGCACCTAGTTTTAAAATTTGTCTTAGCTTCATGCTAACTCCTTTTGTGAAATTTGAAAATATAACCTTAAAAATCGCGATCGCGATATAAATTTAAATTTGACAGACAGATAAAAAGAGCCGACAAACCCGCCGCAAAGCAAGCCCTATCCCTCGCAAAGCTTGCCGCATGCGTCGGCGCGGCATCTACTGCAGTGAGTCATTTGATGAATGGAGCCGCCGATGAGCTTTCGCATGCTGCGAATTTCTTCGTTTGATGGCGATTTGATATTTGCAAAAGGGGTGTCATGCACGGGTATCATCGCCATGCAGTTCATGATATCGGCTTGCCACTCTTTGGCCTTTTTCGCGATTTCGGGGACGTGATTCATATTGACGCCCGGGATTACGACCGTATTGATCTTTACGATCATGCGAGCTTCTTTTAGCTTGCGGATTCCTGCCTCTTGGCGCTCCGCAAGAATTTTAGCACCATCCTCGCCGTGGTAAATTTTGTTTTTGTGGCGCACCCACGCATAAATTTTGCCGCCCACTTCGGGTGTTACGGCATTAACGGTCACCGTTACGTGGCTCACGCCGATTCGCACGATATCATCCACGTGCTCGGGCAGGGATAGGCCGTTTGTGGATAGGCAAAGTAGGGCGTGGGGGAAGCGGACTTTGCATTTTTCAAAGGTCGCTAGGGTTTTGTCGGCATCGCACATAGGATCTCCTGGCCCTGCGATGCCGATGACTGAGATATCTTGTCTAAATTTAAATAGATTTTCCACGTATAGCGCGGCCTCATCTGGGCTTTGCACCCTCCCCGTTACGCTCGGACGATTTTCGTTGGCGCAGTCGTAGATGCGGTTGCAAAAATTGCATTGGATATTGCAATGCGGCGCTACGGGAAGATGCACGCGCCCGTAGGCGGCGGACGCTTTTTTGCTAAAGCAGGGGTGGTTGTCAAAGGAGGGCCTGGCGAAAAAATTCATCAATCTTTTTTCCTTCCGAATTTGATGGCGTCCGCGTGGCAAACATCCATACAATCGCCGCAGTTCGTGCAGTTCATCTCGTCCGGTCTCGTGCCCATCTCGCATTTGCGCAAACAGGCGTTGCAGTTATCGCAGGCATCTGTTTTATAAACGCGAAATATTGAAATTTTACGCAGCAGCTCCATTATGCCGCCGCTAGGACAGGCGAAGCGGCACCATAAATTTGCTACGATCAAAGACGCGGCGATAAGAGCTACGACGACGGCAGTGCGAACCGCCCAGTACCAGTCGGAAAATTTAAAGGACATGATAACGGCGTTGAGATACTCGTCGCTGGTGCGGATAGGGATCATAACGCGAGGATTGCCGTAGATAAAATATACGCCCGCGCTAAGCAAAACGGCTAGGACCATGCCTATTTGCGCATATCGTAGCTTCTTATTGTTTTTTAGCTTGAGCTTAAAAGCGGCAAATTTTCCCAGCATTTGATTTACGAATCCGCCCGGGCAAAGCCAGCCGCAAAAGGCGCGCCCGAGGAAAATAACCAGCACTGGGATAAATAGCCAAAAGCCGAAAAACACGGTCGCGATCCGCCCCCAGCACGTAACGATCGGACAGGATTGGCAGTTTACGAAAGGCACGATAAATGGGCATCTAAAAATCCCGTAATACGCCCATTGCCCGATCGCGCCGATAAAAATCAGCTGCACCAAGCGACGAATTTTAGTTAGCCTAGAGACTTTTTTCATCTTTGCCATATTTACGATACTAAACATCTTTTACACCAAACCTTTCTATGAGTTCAAGCCCGCGCGCCGAATGGATGGAGGTAAAGCCGTGCCGCTCGAAAATTTCCTGCCCGTCCGAGCAGACGAAGTCCGCAAAATCATCGGCAAGCTTCTCGTCTTTTACGTATTTCATGATATTTAGCGTAAAGGTAAGCGGCCCCGGCGGGATGAGTTTCTCGTCGATAGGCATGTATTCGATCCTGTCTTTAAACCTATCGTGCGTCGTTAGGCGCTTTTCGATTATGGACGCATCGCCCTTGCCATCTACCAGATCGCACATCATCTGGATGACCATGAGCCGTTGGCAATCATATTTTTCATAACGGGCCCCGTGAGACCTGAATTTTTCAAAATTCCCTTTACCGGTCCGCTACCCGGAGGCGAAGCCCTTAGCGGCAGCATCACCCGCACGCCGGGTTCCGCTAGATCCTTTAGATCGCGAATGCCCGCGGGATTTCCCTTTGGCACCACTAAAACGTAGTCGGTAAAACATAGCGGTCTAAAGCGAAGGCTAAGCCCCGCCTTACGCAGTTTTTGGCTTAGCTCTAAAACGCGGGCGCCGAAAACCTCCGTCTTGCCCTGCAAGGCCAGTAGCGACTTCCCGAGCGCTCCCGCAAAGGCGCCGGTGTACTGGATGTTATGCCGCGTTTTGGACTCATAAACGGCGTTTAGCTCGTTAAATGCTTCAGACAATCCTCCGCACGACCAAACCTGCAGCGAATCGGGCTTAAACGGCGTATAGCCAGCGAGCATCGCTTCAGGTCCTGCGATAGCGGCTGCCGCCAAAGCTCCTTTTAAAAAGCCGCGACGAGATTCGTCTATCTCTTTAAATTTCATGCAATCTCTCCTTTCTTTGGATTGTTAAATTTACAAGGCTCTTTTATTTTAAAATTTAGAGCGACCCAGCTTAAAGCAGTTCTATAAACGCTTCTAGGCGCGTTCGAATTTGCCCGACGTCCTTGCTTGGAGTAGTCCGTCTCCAAGCTCATATAGTTCGCTCCCGCTTCGCGGCTCGCCTCTTTGATCCTGTTCGTCTCGATCGCGTAGGTGTGACAGCCGCTTAGCACGACGTCGATGACGCCGTGGGCTTGATATTCGCGGATAAATTCCTTGATAATATCGCCTCTGGCGTCGTTTTGATACATCACCGAACATGGAATTTTAAGGTAGCGCTCGGCGATATTTGCGACCAGATCGCCCTCTAGCTCTACGTTATTTTGATAGTTTTTCGTGCCCGTGCAGTTTTCAAAGGCCACCACGTCCGCGCCTAGCTCCTCGATCTGCTTTACGACCTTTTCGTAGATGCCCCCGCTTGGACAGCCGGTGATGATGATGCGCTTTTTGCGTTTGGCGCCACTCATGTCTTTTTCGCGCAGAGCCTTGACGTAGGAGCGTAGCATGCGTATCTTTTCGCTTTTGTCGTAGATGTAGTCGCTCGCAAATAGCACCTGATGCATCTCGCTGCCGCTAATCGGGCTTGGATTTAGCTTGCCAAGCTCCATTAGCTCGTTTAGCGCGTCTCGCTCCTCGTTAAAAATCTCTATCGTCTCTTTTAGTTTTTCGTCCGTTATTTGCGTGCCGAAACGCTGCTCCAAATAGCCTTTAAACTCCCGTAGCTCCTGCGTCCAAAGCTCCAAACTGCGTTTATTTGTCATATTTGGCAGCTCTAAAACGCGGACTTCTTTGTGTTTTGCTAGCAGCTCGTACATCTTTTTCTTGCCGTCGCAGGTTGTCTCGCCGACTACTACGTCGCTGGCGTTCATATAGGGGCATTTTTTCGTTAGCGCGTAGCCGTAGCTTGCCTTGATTAGTGGGCAAAGATTACGCGGAAGCTCGGCGTGAGCGGCGTTTATCGGCCCTTCGTCCGAGGCGCACAGGCTAACTGGTACCGCGCCCGCGGCGTAAATGAGCTCCTTTGGCGAATATGTACAAAACGTCCCCACGACACTCATTCCTTCGGCTTTTAGATCCTGGAGCGCCATAGAATTTCGCTTTTTAAGCTCCGCAAAATCATACCTCATCTTTTCTCCTTTTTCCCATTATCGCAGCGCCTATCGCGCCGCAGTAGATTGCGTTTTCGTGAGTAAAAATTTCAGCCCCCAGATGCTCGCCTAGAAGCTGTTTGAAGAGCGGCACGTTGCTAAGCCCGCCGCTTAAAAAGTAAATTTGATTTTCCAACCGTTTGATGAGAGCGGCGACCTTGTGCGCCGATGAGTCCACGATGGCATAGGCGATCTCGCTCGTTTCGGCTCCGTTTGCGCTTAGCGAGACGATCTCGCTCTCGGCAAAAACAGTGCAGGTCGAGCTTAGTTTGATAGCAGGATTTTTGCGGGCGGTTTTGTAAATTTCGCTTAGCTCTAGCTCCAGACGGCCCGCGCTGATCTCTAAAAATTTGCCCGTGCCCGCCGAGCACTTGTCGTTCATGATAAAATCCGTGGGCTTGGCGTTTTCGATCCTGATCGCCTTTGTATCCTGCCCGCCCACGTCGATGACGGTGCAATCAGGCTCAAACAAAAAGTGCGCTCCAAGGCCGTGGCATAAAATTTCGCTCATGCTAAGCTGCGCGTAGTCCACGCTGACGCGTCCGTAGCCCGTAGCCGTCACGAAAGCCCTCGCCGTAGCCTTTTTACTCTAAAACTTCCTTGATCTGCCGCGCGACTCTAACCGCGCTAAAGCCGCTTGGTAGCAAAAACAGCTCGCAAAATTTGCCACGTTCATCCATAACGGCGACCTTTGACGACGCCCCGCCGATGTCGATACCGATAAAATGCATACTTTGATCCCTAAAAAATCTTTCCGACACGCGGAACTTTGTTAAATTTGAGCGCAAATTTGAGCTCTAGTTTGTGTAAATTTGCAGAAATCGTGAATGAATATAAATTTATGCAAATGTAAATCGCAACTGCGATCTGCTTTGGTTGAAATTATAGCCAAAATCGGACGTAAAAAGCGAGGGAAATTTGAAAAGAGTATTATTTTGTGCGTAAATTTAGAGCTTTGAACGCACGGATTGGATTAAAATTGAGCTATGAAGTTTATCAAAAAGCGCAGAATTTGACGGCGGATTTTCAATTTGATCGGGCTATAAATTTAAATTTTCGAGTTAAATTTACGCGGTCAAATTTATCCGCGGCGCAAATTTAAAAGCTTAAATTTGAATTTTGCATTAGCCGCTCGACCTGCTTACTCCAGTCTAAAAATACGCCTATAAATCGCGTTGTCGATATCGCCGTCATGCAAAAACTCCAAATAATCATTTCGCATCTCCTTGCTCATAGCGTAAAAAGGCGAGACGGGCAGCAGACACTCAAATAGCGACGCACCGCCGCAAAACGCGCTGCCGCCATCGCCGCCTTTAAAGTATATCGGCGCGCTTACAAGCTCGACCGGGTAAGGGTCAAAGGCGATGAATAGCCCGAATAAATTCGGCTCAAATAGCGAAAATTCCGGATTTTTGGGCTGATTAACATGCGGTAACGCTACCTTGTCGGGGCCCAGCTCGTCGCCAAAACGCCAAAGCGTGCGCGCGCCGCATCCGGCTAGGTATTCCCATTCGTCCTGGCTGGGTAGGCTAAAGCCGTTCTTGCGTAAATTCGCTTCAAGCTCCTCGTGCGTGACGTCGTCAAACAAAAACGCGCGAATTTTGCCGTCTTCGCGAATTAACTTTATCGTGCTCCAAACCGTCATT
Coding sequences within it:
- a CDS encoding amino acid ABC transporter permease, with product MLVALAKITIPLTLISFACGLTIAIVTAIARLSGVKILRLIFGAYVWIFRGTPLLVQLFIVFYGLPAVGVTLETWTAAVIAFSLNVGAYASESVRASILSVPRGQWEAAMSLGMTQAQILRRIIAPQAVRISLPPLSNTFIGLVKDTSLAASITMVDMFMVAQRIAARTFEPLLLYVLAALIYLAVCTALTWLQAKLEKSVSRYV
- a CDS encoding radical SAM protein, coding for MNFFARPSFDNHPCFSKKASAAYGRVHLPVAPHCNIQCNFCNRIYDCANENRPSVTGRVQSPDEAALYVENLFKFRQDISVIGIAGPGDPMCDADKTLATFEKCKVRFPHALLCLSTNGLSLPEHVDDIVRIGVSHVTVTVNAVTPEVGGKIYAWVRHKNKIYHGEDGAKILAERQEAGIRKLKEARMIVKINTVVIPGVNMNHVPEIAKKAKEWQADIMNCMAMIPVHDTPFANIKSPSNEEIRSMRKLIGGSIHQMTHCSRCRADACGKLCEG
- a CDS encoding 4Fe-4S binding protein, with product MFSIVNMAKMKKVSRLTKIRRLVQLIFIGAIGQWAYYGIFRCPFIVPFVNCQSCPIVTCWGRIATVFFGFWLFIPVLVIFLGRAFCGWLCPGGFVNQMLGKFAAFKLKLKNNKKLRYAQIGMVLAVLLSAGVYFIYGNPRVMIPIRTSDEYLNAVIMSFKFSDWYWAVRTAVVVALIAASLIVANLWCRFACPSGGIMELLRKISIFRVYKTDACDNCNACLRKCEMGTRPDEMNCTNCGDCMDVCHADAIKFGRKKD
- a CDS encoding substrate-binding domain-containing protein, whose amino-acid sequence is MMCDLVDGKGDASIIEKRLTTHDRFKDRIEYMPIDEKLIPPGPLTFTLNIMKYVKDEKLADDFADFVCSDGQEIFERHGFTSIHSARGLELIERFGVKDV
- a CDS encoding substrate-binding domain-containing protein; the encoded protein is MKFKEIDESRRGFLKGALAAAAIAGPEAMLAGYTPFKPDSLQVWSCGGLSEAFNELNAVYESKTRHNIQYTGAFAGALGKSLLALQGKTEVFGARVLELSQKLRKAGLSLRFRPLCFTDYVLVVPKGNPAGIRDLKDLAEPGVRVMLPLRASPPGSGPVKGILKNSGLTGPVMKNMIANGSWSSR
- a CDS encoding double-cubane-cluster-containing anaerobic reductase → MRYDFAELKKRNSMALQDLKAEGMSVVGTFCTYSPKELIYAAGAVPVSLCASDEGPINAAHAELPRNLCPLIKASYGYALTKKCPYMNASDVVVGETTCDGKKKMYELLAKHKEVRVLELPNMTNKRSLELWTQELREFKGYLEQRFGTQITDEKLKETIEIFNEERDALNELMELGKLNPSPISGSEMHQVLFASDYIYDKSEKIRMLRSYVKALREKDMSGAKRKKRIIITGCPSGGIYEKVVKQIEELGADVVAFENCTGTKNYQNNVELEGDLVANIAERYLKIPCSVMYQNDARGDIIKEFIREYQAHGVIDVVLSGCHTYAIETNRIKEASREAGANYMSLETDYSKQGRRANSNAPRSVYRTALSWVALNFKIKEPCKFNNPKKGEIA
- a CDS encoding acyl-CoA dehydratase activase produces the protein MTATGYGRVSVDYAQLSMSEILCHGLGAHFLFEPDCTVIDVGGQDTKAIRIENAKPTDFIMNDKCSAGTGKFLEISAGRLELELSEIYKTARKNPAIKLSSTCTVFAESEIVSLSANGAETSEIAYAIVDSSAHKVAALIKRLENQIYFLSGGLSNVPLFKQLLGEHLGAEIFTHENAIYCGAIGAAIMGKRRKDEV